The following are encoded together in the Apis mellifera strain DH4 linkage group LG4, Amel_HAv3.1, whole genome shotgun sequence genome:
- the LOC411942 gene encoding anaphase-promoting complex subunit 2: MDKSESNKNDFFLRIQYAFPILYEKIQNECSDKEFIDVVKEIKTLDLTQFVEDIVIYHIELYIRQNVAPAFWKKFTNNINEQQGFEHFKSAVDGLYTSLTEFLPLLKRLEYLIQNETTQSITNGNVLSRFKLIVRSTLLSQLPLHYEHIVEQFYKIAFNIFCSADGSAQVTIGSDPGKCMGCYQEVEKCQCQMIVYMFHETNGKLIELELLERLVGNVLTSLIHIRIKNHVSQSCDKTFDVSQLISLENWLETVVMSWLIRIYSGGFSKITFLSDQTRTAIDKFKQKLSHFLYETYTRFRIEQLFDIIIEYPDSQPAIDDLRVCLERTDLRKVLIESLQEALKTRLLHPGVNTPDIITAYIAAIRALRQLDPTGVLLETITEPIKVYLRTREDTVRCVVSDLLDDSPSDLADELVKGESLQLDDGSGDEENEDWDKWMPDPVDADPAKSAQRRMSDIISMLVNVYGSQDLFVNEYRTLLADRLLSQLNYHTEREIRHLELLKRRFGENQLHYCEVMLKDVYDSKRIDGHIQSNTSYTLEKDHFPTSALILSAQFWPPFKENWKLELPKIVQNQLNKYVKAFETLKGNRTLCWKPHLGNVTLEIELKDRKLDINVTPIHATIILHFQDKKEWALEELAEIMHAPATVLRRKITFWVSQGLLKEISNDIFILQEESSTKNRSVTDIVEEEEIESAMASASDQREEELQVFWSYIVGMLTNLDSMPLERIHQMLKMFASQGPGAMECGLPELRQFLDRKVREHQLLFSGGLYRLPKS, from the exons atGGATAAATctgaaagtaataaaaatgatttttttcttcgtatacAATACGCATTtcctattttatatgaaaag attCAAAATGAATGTTcagataaagaatttattgatgtggttaaagaaataaagacaTTGGATTTAACACAATTTGTTGAAGATAtagttatttatcatatagaattatatattcgacAAAATGTAGCACCTGCATTTTGGAAGaagtttacaaataatataaatgaacaacAAGGTTTTGAACATTTTAAAAGTGCAGTAGATGGATTATATACAAGTTTAACAGAATTTTTACCATTATTGAAAAGGTTAGaatatttgatacaaaatGAAACAACTCAATCTATAACAAATGGAAATGTATTAAgtcgatttaaattaattgtgcgATCTACATTATTAAGTCAATTGCCACTTCACTATGAGCATATAgttgaacaattttataaaattgcatttaatatattctgtaGTGCAGATGGTTCTGCGCAAG taactATTGGAAGTGATCCTGGAAAATGTATGGGTTGTTATCAAGAAGTGGAAAAATGTCAATGTCAGATGATAGTATATATGTTTCATGAAACAAATgggaaattaattgaattagaattattagaaagatTAGTTGGTAATGTTCTTACATCATTGATACATATACGTATTAAAAATCATGTGAGTCAATCATGTGATAAAACATTTGATGTATcacaattaatatcattagaaAAT tggCTTGAAACAGTTGTTATGAGTTggttaataagaatatattctgGTGGTTTCTCAAAGATTACATTCTTAAGTGATCAAACTCGTACTgcaatagataaatttaaacaaaaattatctcaTTTCTTATATGAAACATATACAAGATTTAGAATTGAACAActctttgatattataatag aaTATCCTGATTCTCAACCTGCAATAGATGATTTACGTGTTTGTTTAGAAAGAACTGATTTACGAAAAGTATTAATAGAAAGTTTACAAGAAGCTTTAAAAACAAGATTATTACATCCAGGTGTAAATACACCAGATATAATAACTGCATATATTGCAGCTATAAGAGCACTGAGACAGTTAGATCCCACAGGTGTTCTTCTTGAAACAATAACAGAACctattaa agTTTATTTAAGAACCAGAGAAGATACTGTACGTTGTGTAGTAAGTGATTTGCTTGATGATTCACCAAGTGATCTAGCAGATGAATTAGTCAAAGGTGAATCTTTACAATTAGATGATGGTTCTGGtgatgaagaaaatgaagattgGGATAAATGGATGCCAGATCCTGTTGATGCTGATCCTG cAAAATCAGCACAACGCAGAATGTCAGATATAATATCAATGTTAGTAAATGTATATGGTAGTcaagatttatttgtaaatgaatATCGTACATTGTTAGCAGATAGATTATTatctcaattaaattatcatactGAACGAGAAATTCGTCATTTAGAATTGTTAAAAAGGCGTTTTGGAGAAAATCAACTTCATTATTGTGAAGTTATGTTAAAAGATGTATATGATTCTAAAAGAATAGATGGACATATACAATCTAATACTAGTTATACTTTAGAGAAAGATCATTTTCCTACATCTGCATTAATATTATCAGCCCAATTTTGGCCaccatttaaagaaaattggaaattggagTTACctaaaattgtacaaaatcaattaaataaatatgtaaaagcaTTTGAAACTTTGAAAGGAAATAGAACACTCTGTTGGAAACCTCATCTTGGAAATGTTacattagaaatagaattaaaagatagaaaattagatataaatgtaACACCAATTCATGCcacaattattttacattttcaagataaaa AAGAATGGGCTCTAGAAGAACTTGCAGAAATAATGCATGCTCCTGCAACTGTATTAAGAAGGAAAATAACTTTTTGGGTTTCCCAAGgtcttttaaaagaaatttctaatgatatttttatattgcaagAAGAAAGTTCAACCAAAAATAGATCCGTAACAGACAttgttgaagaagaagaaatagaaagtgCAATGGCATCTGCAAGTGatcaaagagaagaagaacttCAAGTGTTCTGGTCTTATATTGTCGGCATGTTAACTAATTTAGATTCTATGCCTCTAGAAAGAATTcatcaaatgttaaaaatgtttGCATCTCAAGGTCCAGGAGCAATGGAATGTGGCTTACCTGAATTGAGACAATTTCTTGATAGAAAAGTTAGAGAACATCAATTATTGTTTTCAGGTGGCTTATATCGTTTaccaaaatcataa